Proteins encoded in a region of the Ruegeria sp. AD91A genome:
- a CDS encoding alpha/beta fold hydrolase: MLNTIVLGEPTARPPLVIAHGLYGSARNWGVIARRLSDERQVVAVDMRNHAYSAWDPCHDYPHLAQDIAEVIEQIGGTADVLGHSMGGKAAMTLALQHGALVNKMVIADIAPVKYTHSQIQFIEAMRAVDFSRIARRSDAEQQLAEQGVEKALQSFFTQSLDIKGKRWLLNLDVLADQMPNIMGFPDLDVLWQGSALFLSGGASDYVLPEHRDKIRTLFPGARFAKIPGAGHWLHAEKPREFEAAVRTFLNA, translated from the coding sequence ATGCTGAACACGATAGTACTTGGTGAACCAACCGCCCGACCGCCTCTTGTGATTGCCCATGGCCTATATGGATCGGCCCGAAATTGGGGCGTGATTGCCAGACGGTTATCGGACGAGCGGCAAGTTGTTGCAGTCGACATGCGTAACCACGCCTACAGTGCGTGGGATCCTTGCCATGACTATCCCCATCTGGCGCAGGATATTGCCGAGGTCATCGAGCAGATTGGCGGGACAGCAGATGTGCTAGGGCATTCAATGGGCGGGAAGGCCGCGATGACACTTGCGCTGCAACACGGCGCCCTGGTGAACAAAATGGTGATCGCAGATATTGCGCCGGTGAAATACACGCACAGCCAAATTCAGTTTATCGAAGCCATGCGTGCCGTGGACTTCTCGCGCATTGCACGCCGCTCGGATGCCGAGCAGCAATTGGCCGAGCAGGGCGTTGAAAAAGCATTGCAGAGCTTTTTCACCCAATCGCTGGACATCAAGGGAAAGCGTTGGTTGCTGAACCTGGATGTGTTGGCAGACCAGATGCCAAATATCATGGGCTTTCCAGATCTGGACGTCCTGTGGCAAGGTTCCGCGCTGTTCCTGTCAGGGGGCGCGTCAGACTACGTCCTGCCTGAGCATCGCGATAAAATCCGCACGTTGTTTCCCGGAGCGCGTTTTGCCAAAATCCCCGGTGCCGGACATTGGCTGCATGCCGAAAAACCGCGTGAGTTCGAAGCTGCCGTCAGGACATTCCTGAACGCCTGA
- a CDS encoding rhodanese-like domain-containing protein gives MPVTVKDMMEAANAVVERIDTAQAKVMIEQGGLLLDIRDANELENTGRAAGAHHIPRGMLEFRADDALQSHDPELRKERPIVLYCASGGRAALAGKLLKDMGYQKVYNLGGLADWVNGGGETVKS, from the coding sequence ATGCCGGTGACGGTCAAAGACATGATGGAGGCCGCCAATGCGGTGGTAGAGCGTATCGATACAGCCCAGGCAAAGGTCATGATCGAACAGGGGGGGCTGCTGCTGGATATTCGCGATGCGAATGAGCTGGAAAACACTGGCCGCGCCGCCGGGGCGCATCATATACCCCGTGGCATGCTGGAATTTCGGGCAGACGATGCATTGCAATCACATGACCCCGAACTGCGCAAGGAACGCCCCATCGTGTTGTACTGCGCATCAGGTGGGCGCGCGGCTTTGGCCGGAAAGCTTTTGAAGGATATGGGATATCAGAAGGTGTATAATCTCGGTGGGTTAGCCGACTGGGTGAATGGAGGTGGTGAAACCGTCAAATCCTAG
- a CDS encoding type I secretion protein, protein MALDGITETIAHFVGTFEITIEQARLRDQYEEFSALRRKAEIDGLEDPTSIHIKADLDIPSGEYKALPFNFLPSQPELPLPQAPDGPVYESAVILNGDTAVSQRFVPDSISGSSSAPELIVLRPETVPLGSAMTFTVQKVVMRDNDTVGEGDFRDTEALIAQGEEFLDLALSFHGVAASSFSLADYKSTEMVEALAQQMLTPVSANVDGVTVHQFHGDDALGVIVNGKYVDEAPVWTDILPEFHQQDEEGLPEFHQQDEEGEDVAEAMLPDEWDQSKDPEFDDGHLVVTGGNLAINAFSASVGWVDAPYIAVGGQAISLTAISQVALVSDWDVGAPGAGSGTDVIQSSKIEVEGRVAPWLDDAAGTSGQPEFIFVDWVHGDLVVANFIKQVIDATDIDNIQTEISAASTLYAMGDNEMFNVTDIVQLGSFYDLIMIDGNMISVDMLYQTSALMDDDIISGGMPGAMTGDDENLIMNDASVKTIGEDTHQDLQQNLSDAMALEQTDMDALEDALLNDPMFAGMEQLRVLKIDGDLLQVNIVEQVTMMLDQDQIDLSGPNAADTEVVAGSNALLNAANLTKMGVDSTVMAADGSYSDLLLHQASLIDVPNNEEITEMTNEAIAAIMDDMSMPQPDAALALNAPSTDATTPDDGLQTMLA, encoded by the coding sequence ATGGCACTTGACGGTATTACAGAAACGATAGCGCATTTTGTTGGAACATTCGAAATTACGATTGAACAGGCCCGACTGAGGGATCAGTACGAGGAGTTCAGCGCGCTGAGGCGGAAAGCTGAAATAGATGGGCTTGAGGACCCGACCTCGATTCACATCAAAGCTGATCTGGATATCCCGTCGGGCGAGTATAAAGCCCTGCCATTCAATTTCCTTCCCTCTCAACCAGAATTGCCATTACCACAAGCACCTGATGGACCGGTGTATGAGTCAGCGGTCATCCTTAATGGTGACACCGCGGTGTCTCAGCGATTTGTTCCGGACAGCATATCCGGCTCGTCTTCTGCGCCGGAGTTGATTGTTCTGCGGCCCGAGACAGTGCCATTGGGTTCGGCAATGACCTTCACCGTGCAAAAGGTGGTCATGCGCGACAACGATACGGTGGGCGAAGGAGACTTTCGTGATACCGAGGCGCTGATCGCTCAGGGCGAAGAGTTTCTGGACCTGGCGTTGTCGTTTCATGGCGTGGCAGCCTCATCGTTTTCACTCGCGGATTACAAATCAACCGAGATGGTTGAGGCGCTGGCCCAGCAGATGCTGACCCCGGTGAGCGCGAACGTGGACGGCGTTACCGTGCATCAGTTCCATGGCGATGACGCGTTGGGTGTGATCGTCAATGGCAAGTATGTTGACGAGGCCCCAGTCTGGACGGACATTCTGCCTGAGTTCCATCAACAGGACGAAGAAGGCCTGCCTGAGTTCCATCAACAGGACGAAGAAGGCGAGGACGTGGCAGAGGCCATGCTTCCGGACGAGTGGGATCAGTCGAAGGATCCTGAATTTGACGACGGACACCTTGTCGTGACGGGAGGCAACCTTGCGATCAATGCCTTCTCGGCATCCGTAGGTTGGGTTGATGCCCCCTATATCGCCGTCGGAGGGCAGGCGATCAGCCTTACCGCCATAAGCCAGGTTGCGCTTGTATCTGATTGGGATGTGGGGGCGCCGGGCGCGGGCAGTGGCACCGATGTGATTCAGTCCTCGAAGATCGAAGTCGAAGGCCGCGTTGCCCCCTGGCTTGATGACGCCGCCGGAACCTCCGGACAACCCGAATTCATCTTTGTGGATTGGGTGCACGGTGATCTGGTTGTGGCAAACTTCATCAAGCAGGTTATCGACGCCACGGATATCGACAACATTCAGACAGAGATTTCGGCCGCATCGACGTTGTACGCGATGGGCGATAACGAGATGTTCAATGTCACCGACATAGTACAGCTGGGCAGCTTTTATGACCTGATCATGATCGATGGAAACATGATTTCCGTGGATATGTTGTATCAGACCAGCGCCCTGATGGATGATGATATCATCAGCGGTGGTATGCCCGGGGCAATGACCGGAGATGATGAAAACCTGATCATGAATGACGCGTCCGTCAAAACGATAGGCGAAGATACTCATCAGGATTTGCAACAGAACCTGTCCGACGCCATGGCGCTTGAACAAACGGATATGGATGCGCTGGAGGATGCGTTGCTCAACGATCCCATGTTCGCCGGGATGGAGCAGTTGCGCGTGCTCAAGATCGACGGAGACCTGTTGCAGGTGAACATCGTTGAGCAGGTCACCATGATGCTGGATCAGGATCAGATTGACCTGTCCGGTCCAAATGCAGCCGATACCGAGGTCGTCGCTGGCAGCAACGCCCTGTTGAACGCCGCGAACCTGACCAAAATGGGTGTGGATTCAACTGTTATGGCCGCTGACGGGTCTTACTCTGACCTGCTGCTTCATCAAGCCAGCCTGATTGACGTTCCAAACAACGAAGAAATCACAGAGATGACCAATGAGGCAATCGCTGCAATCATGGACGACATGTCCATGCCGCAACCGGATGCCGCACTGGCATTGAACGCACCATCCACTGACGCAACGACACCAGATGACGGCCTGCAAACCATGCTGGCCTGA
- a CDS encoding type I secretion system permease/ATPase produces MSIVFSSRRPFLSSPLDRQGGLGPQRQCAGDGPDPTTRAQKVKARLHLTQEMRVPEPDQNATVETEESQQSVDQKHAREQRRADPPHQRAQPQPAQDEDPAGGGNGVADADGLDPTSAGDSTARKTPSARAPGESGIGTTIEAKANQPLLQTKTGGGDGNGPPQTFHKRTPPEDFQRTLRVSTRAIWRNLAFVLVLTCATNVLILAIPIYLFQISDRVLTSRSLDTLIMLTAIVAGAVVFQSAFDAVRRFMLMRTGVEVAARLGAPVLSAAAHASLHGNGREYQTLGDLQQLRGFLVSGTLISFLDVPFAPLFILMIFLVHPELGMIVVVTALILMTIALINQKMTAKPFAEANKAQSMANLHLDSMSRNSQIINALAMIPEAVRIWGRDTAQSLTWQVRAQDRNVIFAAISRAVRLLTQIGILGWGAFLALQGEITGGMVIAASIIAGRAFAPIEGSIEGWNSYLLTRGSYGRIKALLSTSALQYEKLRLPRPEGRLDVERLLYVPGGTKRVVLNGITFSLVPGETLAIIGNSGAGKTTLGKTLVGSILPTSGSVRLDLMDIRNWDPRQFGESIGYLPQDVQLFPGTIKDNIGRMRVDATDEQIHDAAVLADVHNMIATLPQGYETVVAADGSPLSGGQKQRIALARAFFGNPRMVVLDEPNSNLDVAGDKALARAIEQARASKITVVVITQKPTLLNVVDKIMLLTDGRVALFGQRDQVLQQLNGPRKQTGIEGRQGG; encoded by the coding sequence ATGTCGATTGTTTTTTCGTCGCGCCGTCCATTCTTATCCAGTCCATTGGACAGGCAGGGCGGTTTGGGTCCACAGCGTCAGTGCGCTGGCGATGGCCCGGATCCTACGACACGGGCACAAAAGGTCAAAGCCCGATTGCACCTGACGCAGGAGATGCGTGTGCCTGAGCCTGATCAAAATGCGACGGTTGAGACTGAAGAGTCGCAGCAATCCGTAGACCAAAAACACGCACGCGAACAACGGCGCGCTGATCCTCCCCATCAGCGTGCACAGCCGCAGCCCGCGCAAGATGAAGACCCGGCGGGTGGTGGCAATGGGGTGGCCGACGCCGACGGCCTGGATCCGACATCCGCCGGGGACTCGACTGCGCGCAAGACCCCCTCTGCACGCGCACCCGGTGAGAGCGGCATAGGCACCACGATCGAGGCCAAGGCAAACCAGCCACTGTTGCAAACCAAGACCGGCGGCGGTGATGGGAACGGGCCACCCCAAACCTTCCACAAACGCACCCCACCCGAGGATTTCCAGCGCACCTTACGCGTTTCGACACGGGCAATCTGGCGCAATCTTGCGTTTGTTCTGGTCCTGACCTGCGCCACGAATGTCCTGATCCTGGCGATTCCGATTTATCTGTTCCAAATCAGTGACCGGGTCCTGACCAGCCGGTCGCTGGACACGCTGATCATGCTGACGGCTATCGTTGCGGGGGCGGTGGTTTTTCAGTCTGCCTTCGATGCGGTGCGGCGGTTCATGCTTATGCGCACGGGCGTTGAGGTGGCGGCCAGGCTGGGCGCACCCGTACTTAGCGCGGCGGCCCATGCGTCGTTGCATGGAAACGGGCGCGAGTATCAGACGTTGGGCGATCTGCAACAGCTTCGTGGTTTCCTGGTGTCCGGTACGCTGATCTCGTTTCTGGACGTGCCGTTTGCGCCATTGTTCATCCTGATGATTTTCCTGGTGCATCCGGAACTGGGGATGATCGTAGTGGTTACTGCGCTGATCCTGATGACGATTGCGCTGATCAACCAGAAAATGACTGCCAAGCCGTTTGCCGAGGCGAACAAGGCGCAGTCCATGGCGAACCTGCATCTGGATTCGATGTCGCGCAACAGCCAGATCATTAACGCTTTGGCGATGATCCCCGAAGCAGTGCGAATCTGGGGGCGGGACACAGCCCAATCCCTGACTTGGCAGGTACGGGCACAGGACCGAAACGTGATCTTCGCTGCAATTTCGCGCGCCGTTCGCCTGCTGACGCAGATCGGAATACTGGGCTGGGGCGCGTTTCTGGCCCTGCAGGGAGAGATCACGGGTGGTATGGTGATTGCGGCCTCGATCATTGCCGGGCGCGCCTTTGCGCCAATTGAAGGCTCGATTGAAGGGTGGAACAGCTATCTGCTGACACGCGGGTCTTATGGGCGGATCAAGGCGCTGCTATCGACCTCGGCCCTGCAATACGAAAAACTGCGCTTGCCTCGCCCCGAAGGTCGTCTGGATGTCGAACGTCTGCTCTATGTGCCGGGCGGAACCAAACGTGTGGTTCTGAACGGTATTACGTTCTCGCTGGTTCCCGGCGAAACACTGGCCATTATCGGCAATTCAGGTGCGGGGAAAACCACGCTTGGGAAAACTCTTGTCGGATCCATTCTGCCCACATCGGGTAGTGTTAGACTTGACCTGATGGACATCCGCAACTGGGACCCGCGCCAGTTTGGCGAAAGCATCGGTTACCTGCCACAGGATGTTCAGCTATTCCCCGGCACGATCAAGGACAATATCGGACGGATGCGGGTGGATGCCACAGACGAACAGATTCACGATGCCGCCGTTCTGGCCGATGTTCATAACATGATTGCGACTCTGCCGCAGGGATATGAGACCGTGGTGGCCGCTGATGGGTCGCCCTTATCCGGTGGTCAGAAACAACGTATCGCACTGGCGCGGGCATTCTTTGGCAACCCCAGAATGGTTGTGCTGGATGAGCCGAACTCAAACCTTGACGTCGCTGGGGACAAGGCGCTTGCGCGTGCCATTGAGCAGGCGCGTGCGAGCAAGATCACCGTGGTTGTTATCACGCAGAAACCAACGCTGTTGAACGTTGTCGACAAGATCATGCTTTTGACCGACGGGCGCGTGGCCCTGTTCGGTCAGCGAGACCAGGTTCTTCAGCAGCTCAATGGGCCGCGCAAACAGACCGGCATTGAAGGCCGGCAGGGGGGCTGA
- a CDS encoding HlyD family type I secretion periplasmic adaptor subunit: MNDLVPVNNSENDPDVWYAEVPRSINRFIVIGLVMLVVCFGGFGVWSFSAPLAAAVIAQGSFVATGRNKIVQHLEGGIIEDIKVVEGQSVQAGQVLMTLDQTSAQANERELFIRKLRLQAMTERLLAEYGERDRLVFSPELIEAAKDVEIMAILDGQKLSFDVSRKTLLNDLALLERNMEALKIRASGFEAQLDSMTRRAEILQEEFEAKSQLFEKGLVRKGDLNTIRRVQAEAEGQQARLQAEAAEINQMLLKYDEQITRTRSAYREAALDELGVIEADLESVREKSRQARSVLDRAVVRAPVTGTVVRLHYHTPGGVIETGEPIAEILPADAPLIIEAQIPRTEIDSVVTGQTATVRLIALNQRTTPVLYGEVFYISADSLLEDSTGVPQEVYLARISLTPDELHRVSGFVPTPGMPAEIMIQTEERTFAAYIAKPVSDSMSRAFREQ, from the coding sequence ATGAATGACCTCGTACCTGTGAACAACTCCGAAAATGATCCAGATGTGTGGTATGCTGAGGTTCCACGCTCGATCAACAGGTTCATTGTGATCGGGCTGGTCATGCTTGTCGTGTGTTTCGGCGGTTTCGGGGTTTGGTCTTTCAGCGCTCCGCTGGCCGCTGCGGTCATCGCGCAAGGCAGCTTCGTCGCCACGGGTCGGAACAAGATAGTACAACACCTTGAGGGCGGCATCATCGAAGACATCAAAGTTGTGGAAGGTCAGTCGGTTCAGGCGGGTCAGGTGCTGATGACGTTGGATCAGACTTCGGCCCAGGCCAATGAGCGTGAGCTGTTTATTCGCAAGCTGCGCCTTCAGGCTATGACCGAGCGGCTGCTGGCGGAGTACGGGGAACGCGACCGCCTCGTGTTTTCGCCGGAACTGATCGAAGCCGCCAAAGATGTTGAAATAATGGCCATTCTTGACGGGCAAAAACTCAGCTTCGATGTGTCGCGCAAGACTCTGCTGAATGACTTGGCGCTGTTGGAACGCAACATGGAAGCGCTGAAAATCCGGGCCAGCGGATTTGAGGCTCAGTTGGACAGCATGACCCGGCGAGCCGAGATATTGCAGGAGGAGTTTGAGGCCAAGAGCCAGCTGTTCGAGAAAGGCCTTGTTCGCAAAGGGGATTTGAACACCATCCGTCGTGTTCAGGCCGAAGCCGAAGGGCAGCAGGCCCGGTTGCAGGCGGAAGCCGCCGAAATCAACCAGATGCTGCTGAAATATGACGAACAGATTACGCGTACGCGGTCCGCCTATCGTGAGGCCGCGCTGGACGAACTGGGCGTTATCGAAGCCGACCTGGAAAGCGTCCGTGAAAAATCCCGTCAGGCCCGCAGCGTTCTCGACCGGGCCGTAGTGCGCGCGCCTGTGACCGGAACGGTGGTGCGATTGCACTATCATACGCCGGGCGGTGTGATTGAAACCGGGGAACCGATAGCCGAGATACTGCCCGCAGATGCACCCCTGATCATCGAGGCACAGATTCCGCGCACCGAGATTGACAGTGTTGTTACGGGACAGACCGCCACTGTACGCCTGATCGCATTGAATCAGCGCACGACGCCTGTTTTGTACGGAGAAGTCTTCTATATCTCGGCCGATTCACTGCTTGAGGATTCGACCGGTGTTCCGCAAGAAGTCTATCTGGCGCGGATCTCACTCACTCCGGATGAGTTGCACCGCGTCAGCGGCTTTGTTCCGACCCCGGGGATGCCCGCTGAAATCATGATTCAAACCGAAGAACGCACCTTTGCGGCCTATATCGCCAAACCGGTATCAGACAGCATGTCGCGCGCGTTTCGGGAACAATAA